Proteins from a genomic interval of Yoonia sp. GPGPB17:
- a CDS encoding ribbon-helix-helix domain-containing protein, with protein MNTTATIHMPPEMVAALRQIAGDEDTSVGELIRGAVKRDLYRRTRAKTARRADERLVAPLRALLADDLAYATGWDDLQARLSRKGYQLREAGGGLALHNNAGARMCKGSDLGYSYSRLMRRFKAPFPGHSHRYLHTAR; from the coding sequence ATGAACACGACCGCGACGATTCACATGCCACCCGAGATGGTCGCAGCCTTGCGCCAAATTGCCGGGGATGAAGATACTTCCGTGGGTGAACTGATCCGAGGTGCCGTTAAACGTGACCTCTATCGCAGAACGCGCGCGAAGACAGCTCGCAGAGCGGATGAGCGGCTCGTCGCGCCCTTGCGGGCGCTTCTCGCTGATGACTTGGCCTATGCCACCGGATGGGACGATTTGCAGGCGCGTTTGTCGCGCAAAGGATACCAATTGCGCGAAGCTGGCGGTGGGCTTGCCTTGCACAACAACGCTGGCGCGCGCATGTGCAAAGGATCCGACCTCGGCTATAGCTACAGCCGCCTGATGCGCCGCTTCAAAGCGCCATTTCCCGGACATAGTCACCGATACCTGCATACTGCGCGGTAA